Proteins from a genomic interval of Paenibacillus sp. FSL R5-0623:
- the accD gene encoding acetyl-CoA carboxylase, carboxyltransferase subunit beta translates to MFKDIFQKKRKYATIPSERALPGEGQEVLERPKREIPEGLMNKCSKCGTIQYSKELEKNLKVCPACGYHMRLNAMERIAMVLDDQGFVEFDADMISVDPLGFPGYSNKLEQQRLKSGLKEAVITGEGTIDGLPVVVAVMSFDFFTGSMGSVVGEKITRAIEHATEKRLPLIIFSTSGGARMQESILSLMQMAKTSAALSRLDEQGGLYISVITDPTTGGVSASFASLGDINIAEPGAVFGFAGRIVIEQTIRQKLPDDFQTAEFNMQHGQLDMVVHRKELRATLGKLLDMHSEKGGV, encoded by the coding sequence GTGTTCAAAGATATATTCCAGAAGAAACGGAAGTACGCTACCATACCTTCCGAGCGTGCACTTCCCGGCGAAGGCCAGGAAGTCCTAGAACGCCCAAAACGTGAAATACCTGAAGGGCTTATGAACAAGTGCAGCAAATGCGGCACGATTCAATATAGCAAGGAATTGGAGAAAAATCTGAAAGTATGTCCTGCCTGTGGTTACCATATGCGTCTTAACGCTATGGAGCGCATTGCTATGGTACTTGATGATCAAGGATTTGTTGAGTTTGATGCTGATATGATATCGGTTGATCCACTTGGCTTTCCTGGATATAGCAACAAACTGGAACAACAGCGCCTGAAATCAGGTCTTAAGGAAGCTGTAATTACGGGGGAAGGAACCATTGATGGCCTGCCTGTAGTTGTGGCTGTCATGAGCTTTGATTTCTTCACAGGCAGCATGGGTTCTGTAGTAGGGGAGAAAATTACCCGTGCCATTGAGCATGCCACAGAGAAACGGTTACCATTGATTATTTTCTCAACATCAGGTGGTGCCCGGATGCAAGAGAGTATTCTCAGCCTCATGCAAATGGCCAAAACAAGCGCAGCTTTATCCCGTTTGGATGAACAGGGCGGGCTGTACATTTCGGTCATTACGGACCCAACGACAGGTGGAGTCTCGGCAAGTTTTGCGAGCCTGGGCGATATTAATATTGCCGAACCTGGCGCTGTATTTGGTTTTGCCGGCAGAATCGTTATCGAACAGACCATCCGTCAGAAGTTACCTGATGATTTCCAGACGGCTGAATTTAATATGCAACATGGTCAGTTGGACATGGTTGTGCACCGGAAAGAGCTTCGGGCCACTCTTGGCAAGCTTCTGGATATGCATAGTGAAAAAGGAGGGGTCTAA
- a CDS encoding acetyl-CoA carboxylase carboxyltransferase subunit alpha: protein MAGELPYEAPLVEMRKKIDELVQFGQEKGIDFTDEIARLEERYHRLEEEIYTGITAAQKMHLARHQQRPTALDLIQLIFTDFIELHGDRMFGDDLAVVGGLAKLNGKTVTVIGQQRGKDTKDNIARFFGSAHPEGFRKGLRLMKQANKFGRPIITFIDTKGAYPGNTAEERGQSEAIARNLMEMAKLSVPVIVVVIGEGGSGGALAMAVGNRVLMLEHAIYSAISPNGAASILWKDASKADQAAEAMKITAKDLLEMEVIEEIVPEPRGGAHRDYEASAAFISEALVRHLDDMKGWSGDQLKQDRYEKFRKIGSVTFEPQASIEAPQELVKVDVASNLSGNAE, encoded by the coding sequence ATGGCGGGTGAGTTGCCATATGAAGCGCCTCTGGTTGAGATGCGCAAAAAGATTGATGAACTCGTACAGTTTGGACAGGAAAAAGGCATCGACTTCACGGACGAGATTGCCCGCCTGGAAGAACGTTACCATAGACTTGAAGAAGAGATCTACACTGGCATAACAGCAGCTCAGAAGATGCATCTGGCCCGGCATCAGCAGCGCCCAACGGCGCTGGACCTGATCCAGCTTATATTTACGGACTTCATTGAGCTGCACGGTGATCGCATGTTCGGAGACGATCTTGCGGTTGTTGGCGGACTTGCCAAGCTGAATGGAAAGACAGTAACGGTAATCGGACAACAGCGGGGGAAAGACACGAAGGATAATATCGCCCGCTTTTTCGGCAGCGCTCATCCAGAAGGTTTCCGAAAAGGACTTCGTCTGATGAAACAAGCGAACAAATTTGGCCGTCCTATTATTACGTTTATTGATACTAAAGGGGCGTATCCGGGTAATACTGCAGAAGAGAGAGGTCAATCGGAAGCGATTGCTCGCAACCTGATGGAGATGGCGAAGCTATCGGTTCCTGTTATTGTTGTGGTCATCGGCGAAGGTGGAAGCGGTGGTGCCCTCGCTATGGCTGTGGGTAATCGTGTGTTGATGCTGGAACATGCGATCTATTCTGCAATCTCTCCGAACGGCGCTGCTTCGATTCTCTGGAAGGATGCATCCAAGGCAGATCAGGCGGCTGAAGCAATGAAAATAACAGCCAAAGACCTGCTGGAGATGGAAGTCATTGAAGAGATTGTCCCTGAGCCACGCGGCGGTGCTCATCGGGATTATGAAGCGTCTGCTGCTTTCATCAGTGAAGCCTTGGTCCGTCATCTGGACGATATGAAGGGTTGGAGCGGGGATCAGCTGAAACAGGATCGTTATGAGAAATTCCGTAAAATTGGATCAGTCACGTTTGAACCTCAAGCATCCATTGAAGCCCCTCAAGAGCTTGTAAAAGTCGATGTTGCGAGTAATTTGTCGGGAAATGCTGAATAA
- a CDS encoding YtrH family sporulation protein, whose translation MSTFLSKAILDFFIAFGIVLGGAMIGGIGAVISLQPPTQTMLDISGKIKIWALAAAVGGTIDPMRVIESNFLDGNLSPAVKQILYLISAFMGAHMGTELVKWVCGGGRS comes from the coding sequence GTGAGCACATTTTTGTCCAAAGCCATTCTTGATTTCTTTATTGCGTTTGGAATCGTGCTGGGCGGCGCGATGATCGGAGGTATTGGAGCAGTGATCTCTCTTCAGCCTCCGACACAGACAATGCTCGATATTTCCGGGAAAATAAAGATATGGGCACTCGCAGCCGCTGTCGGCGGCACAATAGATCCCATGCGTGTCATCGAGAGCAATTTCCTGGATGGTAACCTGTCTCCGGCGGTCAAACAAATTCTGTATTTAATCTCTGCTTTTATGGGGGCGCATATGGGAACCGAGCTGGTGAAATGGGTGTGCGGCGGAGGCCGGAGCTAA
- a CDS encoding phosphatidylglycerophosphatase A: MSYEIVEAMLARRGVRIDAIAAIVYRLQKGYHPELTLDDCVTSVKSVLQKREVQYTLYTGIALDELAEKKLLPQPLQAIMEADESLYGVDETLALGITHVYGMIGLTSFGYLDKEKIGVIHDLNEHTTAIHVFLDDLVAGVAAAASARIAHKNIKAKKYPSDL; this comes from the coding sequence ATGTCATATGAAATCGTAGAAGCCATGCTGGCCCGGCGGGGTGTACGGATTGATGCAATCGCAGCAATTGTATACCGTCTGCAAAAAGGGTACCACCCCGAACTGACCTTGGACGACTGTGTAACCAGCGTGAAATCCGTTCTGCAGAAACGAGAGGTGCAATATACGCTCTATACGGGTATTGCTCTCGACGAACTTGCGGAGAAAAAACTCTTGCCCCAACCGTTACAGGCTATTATGGAAGCGGATGAATCCCTGTATGGAGTGGACGAGACTCTGGCCCTCGGCATTACTCATGTGTATGGTATGATTGGTTTAACCAGCTTTGGTTACCTGGATAAAGAAAAAATAGGTGTAATTCATGATTTGAACGAACACACAACAGCCATTCATGTCTTTTTGGATGATCTGGTCGCAGGGGTGGCCGCTGCGGCTTCTGCCCGGATTGCACACAAAAATATTAAAGCCAAAAAATACCCCTCAGACCTTTAA
- a CDS encoding DNA polymerase III subunit alpha — protein sequence MSSFVHLHVHSEYSLLDGAARIPDLVNKAADLGMTTLALTDHGVMYGAIPFYKACMERGIKPIIGCEAYMTAGSRKERGSRKDQPIHHLILLAKNMTGYRNLMKLCSIGHLEGFHYKPRVDMESLAAHHEGIICLSACLGGEVPQHLLHGREEEARSAALRYKNIFGDDFYLELQDHGLSEQKRVNPQLIKLAAELEIPLVATNDAHYLSEEDAELQDVLICIGTGKTVDDETRLRIGTNQLYLKSEEEMARLFPHVPEALANTVRIADSCELKLEFGKSILPEYRPLPDGLSPSLYLRQLCEEGMEERYAQSTRWTDAELRSELEQRLAYELGIIDSMGFSDYFLIVWDFIAYAHKQGIVTGPGRGSSAGSLVAYTLHITDVDPMKYNLLFERFLNPERISMPDIDIDFSDERRDEVIDYVAHKYGKAHVAQIITFGTMAARAAVRDVGRALNVPYGEVDKAAKLIPAQLGINIERAMEATPELKALYETKPKTRELLDMAMKVEGMPRHASTHAAGVVISRDPLTDVVPLQEGSEGTALTQYSMENLESIGLLKMDFLGLRTLSIIERCVRWIGEHGEIPDFRLIPDDDPLTYEMLGRGDTMGIFQLESAGVRRVLKEMKPSGFEDVISVLALYRPGPMEFISKYIQGKHGQIEVDYPHVDLEPILKDTYGIIVYQEQIMQIASRMAGFSLGEADLLRRAVSKKKREVLDLERGHFVQGSLKQGYSEEEADLVYDMIVKFANYGFPRAHAAAYGVLAFQTAYLKAHYPVHFMASMLTAVMGSHRKVAEYVVECRRMDMEVLPPDVNESGILFTPVFVPSGSAGAGDQSNVSQQTAGADAESDAGSPAEEHATNGNESSFREDRVHEHDGYSGQAEYGEAPLPDDPGPGPEENSGEYEWQAATSMPETSDNRKEPGLVTASSMGAIRFGLAAVKNVGTQAMESIMIVRQERPFDSLLDFCRRVDLRVCNKRVIESLIQAGAFDTLPGHRAQLLAMLDETVEAALKWRKEREDLQIQLFDFVETPNWEIEYPDIPPYSSGQQLELERELLGLYLSGHPLDDYEDVLESSGADRIMELTEAADDTMTVAAGMVVSVKSITTKQGKAMAFMELEDQIERCEVVLFPEVWRRSQQHVGKGELLVVRAKVQQQDEGFKLLAEEVVPLSPAALEQQLRSRDRRGKPGSGSSSRPAQSASPRRPAGAGAEAQRSSAGGDASAVRSSGSQGSAATRSDAAGTGAATAAASRPGGAAEAAGSPAQSREPRAVEQRVFVKIAPHAEKPELLARLKQLLQEHPGPVATVLFYEQQQKLLALSDAYRIKPSPTLFSDMEKMLGEGTVKIK from the coding sequence ATGAGTTCTTTTGTGCATTTGCACGTTCACAGCGAATACAGTTTGCTGGACGGCGCTGCGCGTATTCCGGATCTCGTGAATAAGGCTGCAGATCTCGGAATGACGACACTTGCGCTGACCGACCATGGCGTGATGTATGGTGCAATTCCTTTTTATAAAGCATGTATGGAGAGAGGCATCAAGCCGATTATAGGGTGCGAGGCATACATGACAGCAGGGTCCCGCAAAGAGCGGGGAAGCCGCAAGGATCAACCGATTCATCATTTGATTTTGCTTGCCAAAAATATGACGGGTTACCGTAATCTGATGAAATTGTGCTCCATTGGACATCTCGAAGGTTTTCATTACAAACCCCGTGTAGATATGGAAAGTCTGGCTGCCCATCACGAGGGCATTATCTGTCTAAGCGCATGTCTGGGTGGGGAAGTACCACAGCATCTGTTGCATGGACGAGAAGAAGAGGCGAGAAGTGCGGCGTTACGCTACAAAAATATCTTTGGTGACGACTTCTATCTGGAACTTCAGGATCACGGGCTTTCCGAGCAAAAAAGGGTAAATCCGCAGTTGATCAAACTAGCGGCTGAGCTTGAGATTCCGCTTGTAGCCACCAATGATGCGCATTATCTGTCCGAAGAGGACGCGGAGCTTCAGGATGTATTGATCTGTATTGGAACAGGCAAGACCGTGGATGATGAGACTCGGCTTCGGATTGGAACCAATCAGCTCTATCTGAAAAGTGAAGAAGAGATGGCTCGTTTGTTTCCTCATGTACCGGAAGCTCTGGCAAACACCGTCCGCATTGCGGATTCCTGTGAGTTGAAGCTGGAATTCGGCAAATCGATTTTGCCAGAATACAGACCACTTCCTGATGGACTCAGCCCTTCTTTGTATCTGCGTCAGCTGTGCGAAGAAGGAATGGAGGAGCGTTATGCGCAGTCCACACGTTGGACAGATGCGGAGCTTCGATCCGAACTCGAACAACGATTAGCGTATGAGCTGGGTATAATCGACAGCATGGGATTCTCGGATTATTTCCTGATTGTTTGGGATTTTATCGCCTATGCGCATAAGCAAGGCATTGTTACTGGACCAGGCCGGGGCTCCTCGGCAGGTAGTCTGGTAGCGTACACTTTGCATATTACCGATGTTGATCCGATGAAATACAACCTGCTCTTCGAACGATTCTTGAATCCCGAGCGGATCTCCATGCCGGATATTGATATTGACTTCAGCGATGAACGTCGGGATGAGGTCATTGATTATGTCGCCCATAAATATGGCAAAGCCCATGTCGCCCAGATTATTACGTTTGGAACGATGGCTGCCCGTGCAGCCGTACGTGATGTTGGACGGGCACTGAATGTGCCTTATGGTGAAGTGGACAAGGCTGCAAAGCTGATTCCGGCGCAGCTTGGCATTAACATTGAGCGGGCCATGGAAGCTACACCTGAACTGAAGGCGCTGTATGAAACCAAGCCTAAGACACGTGAGCTGCTGGATATGGCGATGAAGGTCGAGGGTATGCCACGCCATGCTTCGACGCATGCAGCGGGAGTGGTTATCTCCCGTGACCCGCTAACCGATGTGGTGCCGCTTCAGGAGGGCAGTGAAGGGACAGCATTAACCCAGTATTCCATGGAAAACCTGGAGTCGATCGGGTTGCTTAAAATGGACTTTCTTGGTCTGCGTACCCTCTCGATCATTGAGCGTTGTGTGCGCTGGATTGGGGAACATGGAGAAATTCCGGACTTCCGTCTTATTCCCGATGATGATCCGTTAACGTACGAGATGCTTGGGCGAGGGGACACGATGGGCATATTCCAACTGGAATCTGCCGGGGTACGCCGTGTGCTGAAAGAGATGAAGCCAAGTGGTTTTGAAGATGTAATCTCTGTACTTGCCTTGTACCGTCCGGGCCCGATGGAGTTCATATCCAAATACATTCAGGGCAAGCATGGACAGATTGAAGTGGATTACCCCCATGTGGATCTGGAGCCTATCCTGAAAGATACGTACGGCATCATCGTGTATCAGGAACAGATCATGCAGATAGCCTCCCGGATGGCCGGTTTCTCGCTGGGTGAGGCAGATTTGCTCCGCAGAGCGGTCTCCAAGAAGAAACGGGAAGTGCTGGATCTGGAGCGTGGACACTTTGTACAAGGCAGCCTGAAACAAGGGTATAGCGAAGAAGAGGCAGACCTGGTCTATGATATGATCGTCAAGTTTGCCAACTATGGCTTCCCACGTGCCCATGCCGCGGCATATGGTGTGCTTGCGTTCCAGACAGCGTATCTGAAGGCGCATTATCCGGTTCATTTTATGGCATCCATGTTAACAGCCGTAATGGGCAGTCATCGGAAAGTGGCAGAGTACGTGGTGGAATGTCGGCGTATGGACATGGAGGTGCTTCCGCCGGATGTGAATGAGAGTGGTATTCTGTTCACACCTGTATTTGTGCCGTCCGGCAGCGCAGGAGCCGGGGATCAGAGCAATGTATCGCAGCAGACTGCGGGAGCAGATGCAGAGAGTGACGCCGGAAGCCCTGCCGAAGAACATGCCACGAACGGTAACGAGAGTTCCTTCAGGGAAGATCGCGTTCATGAGCATGATGGATATTCCGGACAAGCCGAATATGGTGAAGCACCTCTGCCGGATGATCCCGGTCCTGGACCGGAAGAGAACAGTGGTGAATATGAGTGGCAGGCAGCAACATCCATGCCTGAGACATCCGACAACCGGAAGGAACCGGGATTGGTGACGGCTTCTTCAATGGGTGCAATACGATTTGGTCTGGCCGCTGTGAAAAATGTCGGTACCCAGGCAATGGAAAGCATTATGATCGTAAGGCAGGAGAGACCGTTCGACAGTTTGCTCGATTTTTGCCGTCGTGTGGATCTGCGTGTATGCAACAAACGTGTGATTGAATCGCTGATCCAGGCCGGAGCTTTTGATACATTACCTGGGCACCGGGCCCAATTGCTCGCGATGCTGGATGAGACTGTTGAAGCGGCTCTGAAATGGCGCAAGGAACGCGAGGATCTGCAGATTCAATTGTTCGACTTTGTTGAGACGCCAAACTGGGAGATTGAGTATCCGGATATTCCTCCTTATTCCTCAGGGCAGCAACTGGAGCTGGAGCGTGAGTTGTTAGGTTTGTATCTCTCCGGGCATCCGCTGGATGACTATGAAGATGTGCTGGAATCGAGTGGGGCTGACCGGATCATGGAGCTGACCGAGGCGGCAGACGACACGATGACCGTCGCCGCGGGTATGGTTGTGTCTGTGAAGTCGATTACGACGAAACAGGGCAAGGCTATGGCGTTCATGGAGCTGGAAGACCAGATTGAACGCTGTGAAGTGGTTCTCTTTCCCGAGGTATGGCGGCGTAGCCAGCAACATGTCGGGAAAGGTGAACTGCTCGTCGTGCGTGCCAAAGTGCAGCAGCAGGACGAAGGGTTTAAGCTGCTGGCTGAGGAAGTGGTGCCGTTGTCACCGGCGGCACTGGAGCAGCAGCTGCGCAGCCGCGACCGGCGCGGCAAGCCCGGCAGCGGCAGTTCTTCGCGCCCGGCGCAGTCGGCTTCGCCGCGGCGGCCAGCGGGCGCAGGAGCCGAAGCGCAGCGCAGCAGCGCAGGCGGGGATGCTTCCGCTGTGCGTAGCAGCGGGAGCCAAGGCTCGGCAGCGACGCGCAGCGATGCGGCGGGTACGGGCGCAGCCACGGCGGCGGCTTCCCGGCCTGGCGGTGCCGCAGAAGCGGCAGGCAGCCCGGCGCAGAGCCGCGAACCGCGGGCCGTGGAGCAGCGGGTGTTCGTGAAGATTGCCCCTCATGCCGAGAAGCCTGAGCTTCTGGCACGTCTGAAGCAGCTGCTTCAGGAGCATCCCGGACCTGTGGCGACAGTGCTCTTCTATGAGCAGCAGCAGAAGCTGCTTGCGCTAAGTGATGCCTACCGGATTAAGCCATCACCTACCTTATTCTCCGATATGGAGAAAATGCTGGGGGAAGGCACAGTCAAAATTAAATAA
- a CDS encoding YtpI family protein, which produces MFIDVLKYALIAIFAVAMVFAALNSIRSHRSSDAASAGLYRSWTNIWMGGMLVVLALILMFVFTGSTLSVIVEALFLIMGAYNVFAGIRNRSYYARLQQRSSKGSGKTSGQSA; this is translated from the coding sequence GTGTTCATTGATGTACTCAAATATGCACTAATCGCCATCTTTGCTGTTGCCATGGTTTTTGCAGCGTTGAACAGCATTCGTTCACACAGAAGTTCGGATGCTGCCAGCGCCGGTCTGTACCGTTCGTGGACAAATATCTGGATGGGTGGCATGCTTGTTGTGCTTGCACTGATTCTGATGTTTGTCTTCACGGGTTCCACTTTATCCGTGATTGTGGAAGCGCTATTTCTGATTATGGGTGCGTATAATGTATTTGCCGGAATACGTAACCGCAGTTATTATGCGCGGCTTCAACAACGGTCCAGTAAGGGATCAGGTAAAACCTCCGGACAATCTGCATGA